CTCAGTTACCCGAGCCCCTTTCTTTTGGCGCCTTTCAGCGATTCAGACGAAGCTCACAGATGAGAACTGTAGTCTGCGGAGTGAGGTACTTGGGTTCAGTGCTCACGAAGACAGAATGGATATTCACTGCACTGCCGTCACTGATCCTGACATGGAAGGTACCATGGAGACATCCCTGCAACCCACTGATCATAACTACTTTCCTTTCCGGTGCCTTGTAGTTCAGGGCTCATATATAAAACTGGCACCCTCGTGGATTAGTAACTTGCTCATGGCAAGTTGGCCCTTACTCTGTGAATGGCGCCATGAGGTTTACAGGACTCTTTGTGGAGCAATTTACtatccattgtcttcaatgggttGACAACAGTGAGTTTGATCCCATATGAGTAAAGGGGCAGAATGCAGCCCGTAGTGTGGGGACCAGCCATGCTGTGCAAGTCCCTTAGTAATGGAATCACCGAAGCagagaaatgtagagctggaagcgACCTCAAGAGGTCACTTAGTCCATCCCTCCACACTAAGGCTGGATGAAATatacctagaccagccctgacaggtgtttgtccaacctgttcttaaaaccccccaatgacggggattccacaacctccctaggtcaCCTGTTCAAGTGCTGAGCCATCCTTAGAGTTAAACAGATTTTCCTAATTTCTGACCTGAAGCTCCCTAACTGCAAAAGCTGAAtccttcctgtcctgccctcGGTGgccatggagaataattgatcaccatcctctgtATAGCAATCTTGTATGTATTGAAAGCCTGTTATCAGGTCCCTACTCAGCCTTCTCCTCTCTGAACTAAATATTCACAATTCTTCCTCATAGGCCAGTTTTCTAAATGAGCGTCTCATTGATTTCTTGGCTCCCCCGCTGGTGTTAATGCACCGACAaagggccctgattctgctcAGTACCCTCAACTCTCACTGATTCCTCAGGGTCAGGCCCAGGTCTTGCATGCCTTAAAAAGTCCTTCCTTCCTGTTCTTATTGGATCAAGCACTTCCTCAGACACCGAGGTCAGGGCAAGTTTGCCCAAGTAGGGACTCAGTGGGCCCTTTCAAAGTTCGCTGTGCGGGCAAGAATGTCATatgggcctgatcaaaagccAATCCCAGACAGTGGACAGGCTTTTAAACCATtaaacctagcagagaaaggcctgGCAAGAACAAacagctggaagttaaagctggacgcattcaaattagaaacaaagcACAGATTTTTAACAGAGGACAATTAGCCATTGGCACAAACtgtcaagggaagtggtggatttctCATCTCTTGATAGATCCAGATGGTTGCGTTTCTGGAAGAGATGTTTTAGCCAAACTCAAGTGATTGAGCTCAATAGAGGAATAACAGGGTGAAATTCTCAGGccaggtcagactagaagatctaatggtcccttctggcctcacaGTCTGGGAATATTGTCCAATCGGATGCTGTTTGACCCCAGTCCGGTTCACACAAGAACGGCcgtactgcatcagaccaatgttccatcagtggccagtgccagagcttcagggggagtgtaacAAACAGAGCAATTTGGAGAAATCAacccctgtcttcccctcctggcttctgTAACTCAGAGGTTTAGGATAGCCACAAGCTGTTGGTGCTGAGTGTCCCTCTGAAGTTAGTGGAATTTGTAGGCACCTTGCAGAGCTGGACTCTGTGCTATCTTACCTTAAGCAACACATCCGGGAAATCATTTTTACCCGTTGGTTCAGCCAGTCTCCGGAGCTGGTGGAAACATTGTTTTTTGTCCTGCAGAAAATGAGTTTTTTGATAAAATGGCATGTTGAGCAAAAAATTTCAGTTGTTGGAaaaatttctctttttttgacaaaaatacaaaaaattgaAGGAAacggggggttgggtgggggggggtcatgTTCATCACAATTTTTTTGCAGGAGGAAAACCAAATTTCCCAACTAGCCCCACCATCTGCCCCTAAGCTGTttcagcccctcctccctcaaCCTCACCCGCTTGCAGGTTCTGCTGCTGTCGCTTTTATCTCCTACATGGGGCTGGAGTCCCTACTGGGAGGGAGATTTTTGCAGGATGAAAATCCAGGGAGCAAGGCAAGACCAGAACAGGTTCGCGTGAACTCCAGAGTGGTGAGTACCTCCACCAACACCTGGAAGAAGAAGATTTCCAGCCCCATCAACCTCACCTTCCAGCACCTTGAGGTGGGTCGACAATGTGTGTCCTCAATATGTAACAGCATGAGCTGGGGGAAAGGAGAGTCCGTTATCAACCCATCTTGTCTGTTATGGACCCCCGCAGAGTATGGCAGTCCGTAAAGGCCCAAACCACGACCCTGGGTCTCTGAGAAGCCTCAGGGAGTTTTGGATCTGGATTCGCATCTGGATCGGAACTCCATGACTTGGGCCCAGCTTTAGGTGCATGCCGCAGGAGTTCAGTCAGAGTGGTGGTAATAGGTTTGCCACCTCTCAGGTACGAAAAACCAGGACACGTGGGACGATGCTGTGCCCCTACCACTGGGCAGCTGGCCGTGTGCACTGAGCGCCCTTCCAGCTCTCACAGGGCAGCCGCCTCAAAAGGGGGGCGATCCTGGGgaaacctggacaggtggcaaccccAGGTGATAGGTTAAGACAAGAATCTCTGTCTTCCTGGCCTCATGCCCTGTGGCGGTGAAAGGCTCAGAGAGGGGGGAGGATATTGGAGAAGTATCATGGGATGATGTGTTCACCACGTCTCCCCCCCCGGAAATGGCAGGGAGGGCCGGCCATGGGATCCCACTGCCGTGGCACAGCAGGTCATGGAATGTATTTGTCAGGGCAAGTCATAGGATCCCATTGGCAAGTCTGGTCCCCGGATACCCTCTGCTTGGCATGGAAGCACCTGGGATCCCGATAGTGCaccaggagctgggggaagggcacCACCAGATGCATCCCTGTATCCCATGGTGCTGCCCTAGACTTCTGTGAGGTCACTGCCTCACCCCCTGTACTGTATCACCGGCCCATTGAGGCTGCTGCCTGGCTCCTCTGTTTCTTGGGTGGCTGCTGGCCTGACATGGACTGGGATATGATCAGCACACCAagccctctctccctctccagcctCTCAGTCTGTCTCCCTGTCCCTGACCTCCCCATTCCCAGGAACCTATGAGCAGGTGGATGTTTTCATTCTCCTTGTGGTGGGttttctgggtgtggggggagcccccATTGGGTTGTGTTCATTTAATTTTGCTTGGTCGTGACCCATCATTGAACAATCCCAATTCTAGAGGAATGGCCAAACCCAAAGCCTGGACCAAATACCCCAAGTTTTAGGATCCATCCCCAAAAGCTGTGCCGTGGGCCCATTTCTTGCAACGAATATTTCTAACCCCTTGGGGCTGAATACTGAGGCTCAAAATCACCCTGGTGTAGCTCAGCTGATGCCATTGGATGAATGAACCTTGTcttcccaccacctctcctccccctggTGTTTGTCCATACCCCCTCATTTTGTCTCTTCTTAggttttaagctctttggggcagagaccctgTATGTATCTCTCAGACAGTAGGGAATATCAAAAGTAAGATTTCAGACTGGCGCTCCAAGGATGCGGATTCTACTCCAGGGTGTTCTGTGGATTTGCTGGGTGAACTTGGACAAATTACTTAACTGCTCTGttccccagtttccccatctgtaaaatcaggttaaTCCAACTGACCTTCATTTAAGGTCCTTGGATAAAAATAATTATTGATGGTGCTATACAAATATTTATGATTAATAATAACAATCACTCTGTGTTTTGCACCATTGCTGTAGTAGAGTGTCGAGATGTGGGTCTCAATAAAGGTACTTTATGCCAGTCCATTATTTCTGATGCCTGAAATTAGCTGAAGACTTGTCCCATGGGCTCTCATCCCCTGAGATCTAGGAAAGACCAAACACATCAAAGGATCCCAGGGACACATGACTGGCTGTAGCAGTTCAGCCCATGTGTCCAACAAACACAGCATCCTTCCTGATGAGTCTAGTTGTTTGTGCCATGCAGAGCacggtggggagagagaaactcCTGCTTGACCCTAATCACCATTTCCTGGAGGGAATCCAGGAGCTCCGAACTCATCCCTGTGTTGACTTGCTGTTAAAGACTCTGCTGTTGCTTAATATGGTCTGAACCCCCTTTCTGTCTGTGATTGCAAATCCTTGCAGGACAAGACTCTGCTGGATCGGGCCATCTGTGTCCACTGGAACTCTGCAGGCCAGGATGGTGTCTGGTCCCCCCAGGGCTGCCAGCACCTTCACTCCAATGTCACTCACACTCGGTGCAGCTGTCGCTACCTGGCCAGCTTTGCGGTGCTGATGGCGCCTGGTGTCGTTCAGGTATTTGGGACTTTGGGCTTAAAATCAGGTGTCTCTGGAAGGGTCAGTGCATGGGATGCTGGGCTCCCCACTGGGCATAACGATGTCCCCGTGGCCCAAGCAGCTGGCCAATACTCAGAGCCTTGCAGGGTGGAGAAATTGATGCTACTGCTCAGGTGTGTACTTCAGCGTAATCTTGTTTATGTACAAAacatgtacacaaagtcctgttttcctGAACACAGGACATACAAAGAATAGGCAGTTTTCTGGCTCATAAATCTCCACGCCAGCCACTCCAGCGAGCTCTGTGCCCAGGAAGTTCTGTCTCTCTGCTGCctctccggggctggagcacccacagggaaaaattagtgggtgctctgcacccactggcagccaagctcccctcccacccttccctacctcctcctgccccccagagcgcgccgcgtccccactcctctgcctacctcccagcatttcccacccagctgccgccaaacagctgtttggcagcgttaGCACGCttcaggaggtgggggagaagcgagaacatggcgcgctcagggaaggaggcggggaagaggcagggccggggcagagatttggggaaggggttggaatgggggcggggaagggggggaagaggcggggcctcgtagaaggggtggagtgggggcagaacaGGGGGCAAAGGGGTGGGTCGAGCACCCACAAAAAAGAGGGGATGTCAGCGCCTATGCACACAGGCTGCAAAACCAATCTCCTAGACCCTGCGTCTGCAGCCAGTGCAACTCCTCAGCCCACACGGCTCAGCTCTGACCTTCCATGTGCCTTGGGCAGTCCCTCCATTGTTCATAGCTGTCTCTGCTACAtaaacaggatcagactttaacagcagcagaaacaacaacagctccagcccatctcaactgaCGTCTTACTCTTCTCCCCAGggacagcaggatcaggcctcggGGCAGAAATCCAAACCGACATTCATTTCTGTCAAATCCAATCTCCATTGCACCCAGCACACGTAGCATTGTCGTGCAAACATCACTGCAGGTTTCCTGCTGTCTTGGAGATCTTGGACCCTTCCTGTAGAGCCTTAGGACTGACAGAATTCGATATTTACAACCCAGACTGGTCACCCACCCCTAGTACCACTGACTCACAAAGCAGGGTTCTCCTCTAGCTCAGACAGAGGACTGGGAggaaggactgtctcttaccatgtgcCTGTACAGCACCCCTCCCAGTGGGCCCTGATCTTAGAAGGGGCTTCTGGGTGCTGTTGTAATAGAAATTCCTCTTTGCTGCTGCGTCTTCCTCTTTGCTGACTAAAATTAGATTGTTTTACTGTTAGCCCTACTGAGCCAGCACTGCTAGATTTACGTGTGACTCGTGCAGAATTAGCAGAACTGGTCACTAGATTCCAGTTGCAGAATCTTTGTTGTGAGTGACGCACGCTCCAGAAGGAACCGCGCCATATGCTCTGACCCCAAGCTGAGTTTGCACGACTGGGAGTTAGACAAATATTTCTTTTGACCCATCCGCTGAGTGGCACATTTAATAGGGTCACAGAGAGGCTAAACATAGTGCTATTTCTACAGAGACCCACACTGTAGTCAAGGTGATCACAAGTAACaagacccattctgggcaccttTAATCCTATATACCTTGAATCAGAATagcagagttggaagggaccttaggaggtcatctagtcccaccctctgctcaaagcaggaccaatccccaatctttgccccagatccctaaatggccccctcagggtttgaactcacaaccctgggtttagcaggccaatgctcaaaccactgacctatccctccccctatCTAAAAATCTAAAATCTAAATCTAAAAACACGAGCAATTTTCTTTGTATAGGGTGTAGTTAAAAACTGAATTCCATGTTGCCATGAACCTGAAATTCTGTTTTTTAGTACTGGGGTTTGTGACAGGGCATTATTCCTCTCCTGTCTCTCTACAAACCACTTGGAGACCTTAGCTCACTCAGCGAAGGGCAGGGGAACAAAGGTATTTCCCCTTTTTGAGATCTGTTCTGGCTCCAACTCTCAAAGCATAGGATTTGGTGTCATGTCATATCATGTCATGTTGCACCCCCACCATCACCCACACGTTTCTATTTTCTGGGCTAATGGCTTGCTTAGCCCTGTAGCTTTCTCCAGCCCATGCCCAATCTATCAATTAGGCACAACTTTGCTCCTTAGATTTACTCCAGAGGGATTTAATTGGTGAGCCAGTGATCAGACTGCTGGTTAAAGACCATTGTGATAACCATCCATAGATCATCAACCTCTACTTTCCATGAGGGGTATAATTTTAAATATTGACAACTAGACATGTTGGAAGTATAGGCCTGCTTATAAGATGTTCTGTGTCTTTCCACTAGGGGGCGCTGTTGCTTTGGCAAATACAAAGCAAGCAAATGAAGAGACAAGCAAAGCTCAGAGGAGAGAAACAATTCCCTTCCTTTGAAGGCAGTtaacattagggtgaccagatgttccaattttatagcgacagtcccaatatttggagcttcttcttatataggtgcctattaccctccaccccctgtctcgatttttcacacttgctatctggtcaccctagttaacATGGCACAGGAGGGGGGGCTATGCTCATCATGGTGGCAGAGAAAATACTGCATATAATAATCTAGAAAAATCTCTTGCCATTATCTCATTAtatctaaaaaaaccccaaaacaacaacaacaacaaaaaacaacctatgggccagatcctcagctggtgtaatcaacatagctccattgaactcagtgaagTCAGCAGAGTTATGCCCATTTACACTCACTGAGGATCCAGGCCTATAAATGAAGTGCAATTAACTCCCTGGATAAACTGAACTAATGACTTTCTCTCCCCAGGGGCCTTCGCAAACTGCTGTAAAATGAGTCAATCCAGTGTACGGTCTAGTTCTTGCTTCTCTAGTCCTGGGCCGCCCGTTTAATAAAATGTCATGCTAATCCCCCAAGACAGTCAGTGTCCCATGAGAATCCACTGAATTTAGATCATGGCTGTCAGGCTAATACAGCAGAAATAGGGTTGGGGCAGTTTACAGCAATTCTCACGTGTCTTATGCAGCATGCGTAGAGGAATTGCTTCTCTCACCTccgaaatgcagctgcctcttggGTAGAGTGTATCTCTAAAAATCAAGCCACTAGAGCTTCAGCTCCAAAAGCCCAGGCCTCTACCGCTTTAGCTAAAGGAAAACGTCTGTGGCCACCATTATACCAGGCCCCTTACGCACATTTTGGGCAGCCACGAGAAGGTGAGATGGCTACGTTGCTAATGCACGCAAAACCAGCATGATGTAGTAAGaagcgggggagggatagctcagtggtttgaggattggcctgctaagcccagggttgtaagttcaatccttgaggggcccatttgggatctggggcaaaaattggggcttggtcctgctttgagcagagggttggactagatgacctcctgaggtcccttccaaccctgatactctatgattctatgagttccCAGACAGACTAGAAGCACCAAAGGCCTTGGTGAGTGGGAGCAACCCATGGCCCTGACTTCAGCTGTTCTGTGTCACAGGTGGATTTTGCCCTCTTTGTGATCAGCCAAACTGGGCTCATCATCTCCCTGATCTGTCTCATTCTGGCTATCGtcaccttcctcttctgccaccCCATCCGTAACACCAGCAGCACCTTCCTCCACCTGCAGCTCAGCATGTGCCTCTTCCTGGCCGATCTCCTCTTCCTAGTGGGAATAGACAAGACTTACAACAAGGTACAGTAGGCGCAGAATTCTCCAGGCACcgttcacagctcccattgtggtTTCTTCACCTACCTGCATTGGGATCTCACATATGTTGGGCTGACTCCCAACTGGGCCGGATTCTGCTTGCACTTACACTCCGCtatttcagtggggaaaaaaacgaggagttcttgtggcaccttggtatgctgctgttaattgatttatctcgttagactgacctaacacttggtaaaacaacccacatcctttcatgtatttatactgctcctgtatcttttacttcatgcatctgatgaagtgggttctagcccacaaaatcttatgcccaaataaatttgttagtctctaaggtgccacaaggactcctcgttttttgttgttgttgtttgtttgttttactgatacagactaacacagctaccactgaaacctatttcagtggagttactcctgatttacaccagggtgagtgagaggagaatgatAGTAAATGGACTGCAGTAGAGATTGCACCACCCAGGGATGAttttagacccaacaaatcctgcatctcagcagggggttagactagatgacactTGCGGTTCCTTCTactcctatgattctgtgacccaTTGTAACTGCAACCTTTGCTGGGGTCTGTAACTAGAGCGGGGTAAAACCTCAATAATCTAACCCTCACTTAGTTGCCCCAGGTTAGAGGCTTCCTTTCAACCCCATAACTGGGCTGAGTTCAGTGAATCTGGGCTGATATTTGGAGCAGGCTGGAAGTGATTCCATCCCAATGCAAATCTCAGCAGGTATGAAACAAAGCCAAAGCCTGCTCTGACCCTGCTGAGACAAGATCCCCAGATTTCCACTGGCTGTACCTATAATGCAGCATTGAGCTGGGGCAGTGCTCACGCCAGGTGTTCAACAGACTTAGGGTCAGTTTCAGTTTCCCACCCTAAGCGTTTGCCTGCCCACAATCTAGGTgcaccctcccaaggcaggaagAGAGCTCATTTCTCCAAATAAACCTGGACTGACATTCCATTCCTCCTCCAGCTTATGTGTTCCATCACCGCCGGCTTGCTGCATTACCTCTTCCTTGCTTGCTTTGCCTGGATGTTGCTAGAAGCAGTGAGTCTGTACCTCATTGTCAGGAATCTGAAGGTGAAAAATTACTCAGGCACGGGCAGATGCACACGGAAATGCATGTACCCCTTTGGCTACGGACTCCCCGCAGTGATTGTGATCACGTCTGCAGCCAGCGCTCCCAACAGCTATGGAACTCCTTATCAGTAAGTCCTGCGTGGCAAGGGGGAGCTTTGTCTCAGTATGGAGAACCTGTGCCAGAGCCTTGTGCCTAGGAGCACTTGTGCATCCTGCAGGCACTGGGGTGAATTCCATTCACACTGACTGTATAAAGACCCCCACCTTAGATCAGCAATGCCGGTGCCACCATTGGTGCTTCCACCGGTGTCACATGGCAGTGGTGCCGAGGTAGCAAATGCAGGCCGTACAGGTCTTGCCAGGGTTCTGCTGATggcctttctctctttctttgtagCTGCTGGCTCAATCCTGATAATGGTTTTAGATGGAATTTCCTTGGGCCTGTCTGCGCTGTGGTTGTGGTGGGTACAGCAGGGTCTCGGGTTTCCCAGAGCAGCAGAACCAGAGGGCTGTGGTGGAATCTCTTATAGATGGGAACACCAAAGAGATGGGGCCCAGACCAGAGTCACTAGGAGGAGGCGGGTCTGGGGCGCCCTGGGTCTGGAGTCTGAAGGCATACAACCCGACCCGACCAAGGAGATTTTGCAGAATGAATGCATCGCTACCCCATTTTGGGAACGGCAGCCCCCCGAGGAGCAGCTAGTGTAATCCCAGAGCTCTGGCCCCTACACGTCCTCAGTGAGGCTAGCAGTGACAGACACCCCAGACAGATAAACCTCCTAAGGAGAGCTATAGCCTATGGTgtgggggagttggggggatgggccATCTAGAACATAAAGAACAACGTTGTTCAGAGCCGTCTGAGCAAcagagtgggcctgattctcctcacacCTGGTCTccctccattgtcttcagtggagttcctcctgatttacactggcgtgagggagaggggaaacaggcccaatggagttactcctggtttacaccaggCTGAGTGAGAGGGCAATCAGGCACCACCGGGTATTTTTGACATTCATTGATGTTCAATATTCTCACAGTCCAGAACATTTCCTGGCCCGTTTAGGCTCCCCCCGTATATCATCAACCTGCACAAGGCCTGGGGACTAGAGCAACAaagtgctggggctgcaggtcagCCGTGAGGCATTTCTCTGGGACACTAGGCCATCTCGAACCACCGGCCAAAAGTAATTCTAGCCCCAGGGTCCAATTTAATCTTCcatcccatgggccagatcctcaactggtggaACTTGGTTACGGTCCAGTCAGGcgctaggctgatttacactaggTGGGGCTCTGGACCCTGAGGTTGAGATGAAATGTACGAGGGACTCCTTTGGTTTTTCTCTTTACAGataaattttgtatttttctgccTTACTCTGAAGCTTTTGCGAGAGCATCTTTCCTCCCTCAAGGCAGAGCTGTCTACTCTGAGGAACACCAGGCAAGATTCCTAGGGGGAAATGGATAATCTCTCTCTTGGTTATTACGTGGTCCCTGTCACGACAGTGGCTGAATACCTCACTAACAgttttagcctcacaacacctctgagtGGTGGATGAAATACTATGAACCTATttccagatagggaaactgaggcatggaggaaggttaccaactttctactcacacaaaactgaacacccttgccgcGCCCCTGTC
The sequence above is a segment of the Eretmochelys imbricata isolate rEreImb1 chromosome 21, rEreImb1.hap1, whole genome shotgun sequence genome. Coding sequences within it:
- the LOC144278254 gene encoding adhesion G protein-coupled receptor E3-like — translated: MRNRPKCFLWGLGFLLFCDEAAFSCYHVTFYSLSVDDSEDVESGSGSDHDCGPNAVSCNISHCICEDGFRFISGKEPFLATSESGCEEIPLHCRSGFMRENDYVKMCLNGSQQINWDNRKNSLFCSLVNSTLSLLTPACENVSLTTSLEETAASFEHVLVDSSLWSIESMEEVASAATLLLQSVGSAAVTAALASPENQTQTATTKLMAIQTKLTDENCSLRSEVLGFSAHEDRMDIHCTAVTDPDMEGSAAVAFISYMGLESLLGGRFLQDENPGSKARPEQVRVNSRVVSTSTNTWKKKISSPINLTFQHLEDKTLLDRAICVHWNSAGQDGVWSPQGCQHLHSNVTHTRCSCRYLASFAVLMAPGVVQVDFALFVISQTGLIISLICLILAIVTFLFCHPIRNTSSTFLHLQLSMCLFLADLLFLVGIDKTYNKLMCSITAGLLHYLFLACFAWMLLEAVSLYLIVRNLKVKNYSGTGRCTRKCMYPFGYGLPAVIVITSAASAPNSYGTPYHCWLNPDNGFRWNFLGPVCAVVVINFVFFCLTLKLLREHLSSLKAELSTLRNTRSLTFKALAHLLVLGLTWGLGTFQFGPLATVMGYLFTITNSMLGTFIFVVHCLLNRKVREEYWKLFTRLRRSKEEPSSSNITMSAFPSSKAPVRENRNVDEQQCTNLDPPASVPFSHFN